GGTTGCTTGGGTTTTACTCCAAAAGGGAGATGCGCAGGGGCAACTTGGCGAATTCTCGTCAGCGATTGAGACCTACGATGAAGCGATTACACGCATTGGCGACAGCGATACACCAGAATTGCTTCGCTGGATCAGTTTGGTTTTATCCCAAAAGGGAGATACGCAAGGGAAACTAGGTGAATTCGCGTCAGCGATTGCAACCTACGACGAAGCGATTGCACGCATTGGCGACAGTTCCAATCCTCAAGATATGGTCATCTTGGTGTTGGCTCGAAAAGGGATGAGACAAATCGAGATGGGACATACGGGAGAAGCTCTACACACATGTGAGGAGATTGAGCGAAAACTTGGGGTTTTGGCGGATGATGACAAGATGCGGTTCGCATTGCGGGTAATCTGGATGCGGATGCAAGTGCTGTTGGTTCAGGGGCAACACCAAGCCGCCATGGATACGTTCCGTTCTGCGTATGCCGTATTTGTCCCCGGTAATGAGACAATGATGTATTGGATGCAAAGGATTGTACTTGACTTAGTTGTGGCTGGTGCTTCGACTCGTGAACTTGTTGAGATATTAGAGAGTGATAGTGTGAAATCCGATGCATTGGTGCCTCTGATCGTTGCCCTCCGCCGGTATACGGGCGAAGCCGTTCGCGCACCGGAAGAAATCTTTGAGGTCGCAACGGATATTCTCAAGCGTATTGGGGAAAGGATGGCGGGAGACGCTGGCGTGGATTCGGACGATTTGGCCTCTTTGTCCGACTTCGTGGAGGGGGATCGGGAGTGATGGGCGTGCGCCGCCTCTGTCGAGGTAATACTTGGTGGCCGTATCGAATGGTTGCTTCCGCCGATTTTTTCTCGACATTTGCATTGCAATCCTCATTGAAAAAGATTACTATGAGTAGCGTAGTAATTCCTGTGCCGGAAGCTTTTAGGAGGAGATGTAATGAGTGAGGCCCGTCAGTTGCGCTCCGCAGAGCGTTATCAATTCACTACCGAAGAAAAGGCCGCAGGGGCTACCTACACACCCAAAGTCCTTGCCGATTTTGTTGCGGACAAGATTATCGCGATCGCTGCCGAACTGCCAACCCATCGCCGGATCCGCATTCTCGATCCTGCTATCGGGCATGGAGAACTGCTGGTCAGCCTGCTCAAGGGCTTGGCTAACCGGTCAAACCTCGCCATTGAGGTGCATGGTTTCGAGACGAATCGTGAGGCACTTGCTACCGCAACTGCGCGAATCGAGCAACAATTTCCGAACGCTTCGCTCCATTTCAGGCCGGACAACTTCCTCACGTTTGTTCTCAAACACTGTGGATATGGTGGTCAAAGCAACCTTTTTAATTCCGCTGCCCCCGCGGCCTACGATCTCATCATTGCCAATCCTCCCTATGTCCGCACTCAGATCATGGGGGCCGCACAGGCGCAACTTCTGGCTAGGCAGTTCGGTCTGTCAGGTCGCGTGGATATGTATTACGCCTTCATGCTGGGCATATCCCATGTACTTGAGCCCAAGGGCATTGCCGGAATTATTGTTTCGAACCGCTTTATGACCACCAAGTCCGGGGCTGCTGTTCGACAAGCCTTGCTGGAGCGTTTCAATATTCGGCACGTGTGGGATTTGGGCGATACGAAGCTATTCGACGCAGCAGTGCTACCCGCCGTTTTGCTCGTCGAGAACCGGAACGGTCATGCACCGAAGCCCCCGGCCTTCACATCAATCTATCAAACCACCGAGCCGATACGCCAACGAGCCACGGATCCAATCAGCGCCCTAACTGAGGAAGGCGTCGTCGGGATCGACGACGGGCGACGTTTCCATGTTCGGCATGGCAAGCTGGATACAAGCGGCACATTCAATGGCGTTTGGCGGATTGCCACCAAAGATGCCGATACTTGGCTAACCGCAGTGGAATCTCATAGTTGGGGCACATTCGGCGACATCGGCAAAATCCGTGTCGGCGTCAAGACCTGCGCCGACAAAGTGTTCGTCCGAAACGATTGGCACAGCATGCCCGAGGCTGGCCGCCCCGAATTGCTCAAACCGCTTACAACGCACCACATTGCTCGTCGCTTCAAGCCGCTGATTGCGGAGAAGCCAACCAAAATTCTCTACCCGCACGAGGTTTCCAACGGTCGTCGTCGGGCCGTCGATCTTGCGCAATATCCTCGTAGCAAGGCCTATCTCAACACGCATCGTGCCACGCTCGAAAGGCGCCGATATGTTACCGAGGCAGGTCGCGAGTGGTACGAAATATGGGTGCCTCAAGACCCCAATGCTTGGCAGCGTCCCAAACTTGTTTTCCGGGACATTGCTAACGAACCCACGTTCTGGATCGATCTGGACGGCTCCGTCGTCAATGGCGACTGTTACTGGCTCACCTGTCAAAATCCGGAACAGACCGACTTGTTATGGATCGCAGCGGCTGTCGGTAACTCGACCTTCATTGAGCGGTTCTACGATTACCGCTTCCATAACAAGCTCTACGCGGGCCGTCGCCGTTTCATCACCCAGTATGTCGAGAAATTTCCCCTTCCTGCTCCCCAAACCATTCTTGGCAGAAAGATTGTCGCTCATGCAAAGCGGATATACGAAAACATCACATCCCCGGATGTCGTCCATCTCCAAAGGGAACTGGATGCCATGATTTGGGAATCATTCGGTTTAGTCATCGAAGAAATCGGCAGGTAGTGGAATCTGTATCTTCCAGTTCGATAAATTGCCTTGGAATTGCGGAAACCGTGAGAAAAACTTTGCACCCGTCGTTAGGAAAAAGTGTGTCAACGTAACACATTGCCCGTCCGTCATTGCATAGAACAGAGCGTAGCGAACGTCGCAGTGTCGGATATTTTGGCCATTGATCTGCGGTATATCAAGGACTTCCTCACTATCTGGACACACAAGCCCAAGGTCTATGGTTGGCGATGTCTGCAATTTGACTTCAAGAAGCTGATGCAGTATATCCGGGAATTGCCCATCGTCCCGGTAATCAACATATCCTAAACGCTTACATACCAACCGGTGCAAAGCCGCTCCCCGGTTGCGTTCCTGGTCGTGGCCCGCATCTGGAAAGCTTTCGCCGATCAGAGCTTTTAGCTCTTCAAAAATCTGCTTGATCGGCAATAGGTTTCCTGCTTCAGGATAACTGGCCGGATCTGATGTAATGGATTCAAGGCTGGTTCTGGGCCTAACAATGTGCCGGAGACGCTCTGTGTCCTCTGTGGCGATTAACTCCGCACTGCTTTCACCGGAAATGAGCCGGGCCTGATATTTATGAGTTAGTGCGCCCGTGGTATCAAACTGCGCCAGGACATTCCCCGTAACGACCTTCACCTTAGTGATGGTGTCATCCTCGTCAAGTCGGATGATCACGTAGCGCCGTACCGGGGTAATCTCCTCATTCCAAATCTGCAAATTGTTAGATTTCTGGATGTACGTGTCAAAACGTTGGCCCGGAAACCTGGGATGTGTTTTTCTGAAACTTGACGGCACCGGATAACCGAGCGCTTGACAAATCCGTTCCTTTACAACCTTGGACCGGGTCCGTAGCGGCAAGCCTTCAAGAGGTGCGCCCGTTATCTTCGCATTGAGCAGTTTCTCGAGTTTCGGGGCAGGAATCCAAAGTTCTGGATCGCCAATCTCTATGGGATCGTAGATCGTCAGACCACTGCGCCGAATCGCTTCGGCGTATGAATCCGGTCCATTGCCGTTAGTCGCCATCTTCGAACGCTTTTCTGGTCAAGAGCTTTGGGACATCCGTTCCAAGTGCCGCAGCCAGAATCTCCAGCGTACTTAGCGTGGCATTCCTTTCTCCTCTCTCCAGCGAACCCACATACGTCCGATGGAGACTACACATTTCGGCAAATCTTTCCTGGGATATGTCCTTGGATTTTCTGTAAGCGCGGATATTATCCGCAAGAATCTGTCTCAATTCCGCACTTGGAACTCTAAGTCTTTTGTTGCCCACTTTATTCCGGTAGTGCTCTGAAAACGCGAATACATAATAGTTTATTGAATATGATGCTTATAAGTCTACACACCAAGAGTAGCATAACCTAAACGTGCCGAGCCTTCACGTACTCGTTATACCGA
This genomic stretch from Bacteroidetes bacterium SB0662_bin_6 harbors:
- a CDS encoding restriction endonuclease gives rise to the protein MATNGNGPDSYAEAIRRSGLTIYDPIEIGDPELWIPAPKLEKLLNAKITGAPLEGLPLRTRSKVVKERICQALGYPVPSSFRKTHPRFPGQRFDTYIQKSNNLQIWNEEITPVRRYVIIRLDEDDTITKVKVVTGNVLAQFDTTGALTHKYQARLISGESSAELIATEDTERLRHIVRPRTSLESITSDPASYPEAGNLLPIKQIFEELKALIGESFPDAGHDQERNRGAALHRLVCKRLGYVDYRDDGQFPDILHQLLEVKLQTSPTIDLGLVCPDSEEVLDIPQINGQNIRHCDVRYALFYAMTDGQCVTLTHFFLTTGAKFFSRFPQFQGNLSNWKIQIPLPADFFDD
- a CDS encoding N-6 DNA methylase: MSEARQLRSAERYQFTTEEKAAGATYTPKVLADFVADKIIAIAAELPTHRRIRILDPAIGHGELLVSLLKGLANRSNLAIEVHGFETNREALATATARIEQQFPNASLHFRPDNFLTFVLKHCGYGGQSNLFNSAAPAAYDLIIANPPYVRTQIMGAAQAQLLARQFGLSGRVDMYYAFMLGISHVLEPKGIAGIIVSNRFMTTKSGAAVRQALLERFNIRHVWDLGDTKLFDAAVLPAVLLVENRNGHAPKPPAFTSIYQTTEPIRQRATDPISALTEEGVVGIDDGRRFHVRHGKLDTSGTFNGVWRIATKDADTWLTAVESHSWGTFGDIGKIRVGVKTCADKVFVRNDWHSMPEAGRPELLKPLTTHHIARRFKPLIAEKPTKILYPHEVSNGRRRAVDLAQYPRSKAYLNTHRATLERRRYVTEAGREWYEIWVPQDPNAWQRPKLVFRDIANEPTFWIDLDGSVVNGDCYWLTCQNPEQTDLLWIAAAVGNSTFIERFYDYRFHNKLYAGRRRFITQYVEKFPLPAPQTILGRKIVAHAKRIYENITSPDVVHLQRELDAMIWESFGLVIEEIGR
- a CDS encoding helix-turn-helix transcriptional regulator, which codes for MGNKRLRVPSAELRQILADNIRAYRKSKDISQERFAEMCSLHRTYVGSLERGERNATLSTLEILAAALGTDVPKLLTRKAFEDGD